The DNA window TTCCGTGAAGCTGCTGGTCAGTGGTCGTAGGCGGTGAGTGATCGTTTGCTGGTGACGCCGGTGGTCCAGTTGTGCCAGATCCCGGCGGCCATGGCCAGCAGGCGTTGGGCGACTCGGGTGAATACC is part of the Streptosporangiales bacterium genome and encodes:
- a CDS encoding IS982 family transposase, with product VFTRVAQRLLAMAAGIWHNWTTGVTSKRSLTAYDH